Proteins from a single region of Sesamum indicum cultivar Zhongzhi No. 13 linkage group LG5, S_indicum_v1.0, whole genome shotgun sequence:
- the LOC105161773 gene encoding 60S acidic ribosomal protein P2B — translation MKVIAAYLLAVLGGNASPSADDLKNILNSVGAEADDDRIELLLTQVKGKDITELIAAGREKLASVPAGGGAVAVAAPAAGGGGAAAPAAAEPKKEEKVEEKEESDDDMGFSLFD, via the exons ATGAAGGTAATAGCAGCTTACTTGCTTGCCGTGCTGGGAGGTAATGCCAGCCCTTCTGCCGATGATTTGAAGAACATCCTCAACTCTG TTGGAGCTGAAGCTGATGATGACAGGATTGAGCTCCTTTTGACACAAGTCAAGGGAAAAGATATTACAGAGCTCATTGCAGCTGGGCGAGAGAAGTTGGCATCTGTACCTGCTGGTGGTGGTGCTGTTGCTGTAGCTGCACCTGCagctggtggtggtggcgcTGCTGCTCCAGCTGCAGCTGAGcccaaaaaagaagagaaagttGAGGAGAAAGAGGAATCTGATGAT GACATGGGCTTCAGTCTCTTTGACTAG